A portion of the Perognathus longimembris pacificus isolate PPM17 chromosome 20, ASM2315922v1, whole genome shotgun sequence genome contains these proteins:
- the LOC125368163 gene encoding LOW QUALITY PROTEIN: zinc finger protein 383-like (The sequence of the model RefSeq protein was modified relative to this genomic sequence to represent the inferred CDS: substituted 1 base at 1 genomic stop codon) has translation MASPKHSVVHTGEKPYECHTCRKAFTQPSSRSSHGRIHTGEKPYECRTCGKAFNKPSQRARHERTHTGEKPYACCTCGKAFTDPYSRSSHERIHTGEKPYECRTXGEAFTYSYQRATHERTHTGENPYECRTCGKAFTQPSHRARHERIHTGEKPYECRTCGKAFSDSSQRAKHERIHTGENPYECRTCGKAFNHPSHRARHERIHTGEKPYECRTCGKAFTDSSQRAKHERIHTGEKPYECCTCGKAFNQPSQRARHERTHTGEKPYECRTCGKAFTDPSSHEGT, from the exons ATGGCGTCCCCG AAACATAGCgtagtgcacactggagagaaaccctatgaatgtcacacctgtaggaaagccttcactcagccatctTCTCGTTCCTCACATgggagaatacacactggagagaagccctatgaatgtcgaacctgtgggaaagccttcaataaGCCATCTCAGCGTGCCAgacacgagagaacacacactggagagaaaccctatgcatgttgcacctgtgggaaagccttcactgatcCATATTCTCGTTcttcacatgagagaatacatactggagagaagccctatgaatgtcgcacctgagGAGAAGCCTTCACTTACTCATATCAACGTGCCacacacgagagaacacacactggagagaacccctatgaatgtcgcacctgtgggaaagccttcactcagccatctcaCCGTGCCAGAcacgagagaatacacactggagagaaaccctatgaatgtcgcacctgtgggaaagccttcagtgatTCATCTCAacgtgccaaacatgagagaatacacactggagagaacccctatgaatgtcgcacctgtgggaaagccttcaatcaCCCATCTCACCGTGCCCGAcacgagagaatacacactggagagaaaccctatgaatgtcgcacctgtgggaaagccttcactgattCATCTCAacgtgccaaacatgagagaatacacactggagagaagccctatgagtgttgcacctgtgggaaagccttcaatcaGCCATCTCAGCGTGCCAgacacgagagaacacacactggagagaagccctatgaatgtcgcacctgtgggaaagccttcactgatcCATCTTCTC ATGAGGGAACATAA